The Phycisphaerales bacterium genome includes a region encoding these proteins:
- the folP gene encoding dihydropteroate synthase — translation MQILGIVNLTRDSFSDGGQYLAPEVALAHARRLVAEGAAIVDVGAESTHPDSEDVPAEVEIARLTPVVTALRAEGVRVSVDTWKPDVMRAMLALGVDWINDVTGLANPAAAPILRSGNARIIVMHAIADTARAARTFTSPEHIVSRIMTFFEQRIATLTAAGIARERLVLDPGLGLFLGHNPATSMAVLRALSTLHTFGLPLCLSPTRKSFLGALLGTDETPRPIAERGAATLAAELWAAHHGVQFLRTHDVRALHDGWTLWRQLRDPPATTP, via the coding sequence ATGCAGATCCTGGGTATCGTGAATCTCACTCGCGATTCGTTCTCAGACGGCGGACAGTACCTGGCGCCCGAGGTGGCTCTGGCACACGCCCGGCGGCTGGTAGCGGAGGGGGCCGCCATCGTGGACGTCGGTGCGGAATCCACGCACCCCGATTCCGAGGATGTGCCGGCCGAGGTGGAAATTGCACGGCTCACCCCGGTGGTTACGGCCCTGCGGGCGGAGGGCGTACGCGTTTCAGTCGATACCTGGAAGCCGGATGTCATGCGAGCCATGCTCGCCCTGGGTGTCGATTGGATCAACGACGTAACCGGTCTCGCCAACCCCGCAGCAGCCCCGATCCTGCGCTCCGGAAATGCCCGCATCATCGTGATGCATGCGATCGCCGACACGGCGCGCGCCGCGCGCACCTTCACCTCCCCCGAACACATCGTCTCGCGGATCATGACCTTCTTCGAGCAGCGCATCGCCACCCTCACCGCAGCCGGCATCGCGCGCGAGCGCCTGGTGCTCGATCCCGGACTCGGCTTGTTCCTGGGGCACAATCCCGCCACCAGCATGGCCGTGCTGCGCGCGCTGTCCACGCTGCACACGTTCGGCTTGCCACTGTGCTTGTCGCCGACGCGGAAGTCATTCCTCGGCGCGTTGCTCGGCACCGACGAGACCCCGCGGCCGATTGCGGAGCGCGGCGCCGCCACCCTCGCGGCCGAACTGTGGGCGGCACACCACGGCGTGCAGTTCCTCCGCACGCACGATGTCCGTGCGCTGCACGACGGTTGGACGCTTTGGCGACAATTGCGCGACCCGCCCGCCACAACCCCGTAA
- a CDS encoding DUF418 domain-containing protein, which produces MSVEPAAQDGAGSEVVTNPAPETSPPVGVRLTPVAASARAPALDVLRGFALFGILVVNLQLFAAPMVYMLAPSDFWPERIDQWALLLIALFGEGKFYALFALLFGVGFSLQLERARSLGADFAVPYIRRLVVLLLLGLTHATLLWFGDILALYAVLGFGLLWVAQWRGRTVWTVAGLVYLAPLAFFTALAMFIPADLWQGNEEGAYLQALAIEGAAAQDAYRSGGFTELLQQRLRDYSYAILGLIVMAPVVMALFLLGVLLGRTSLFNQPERHRPLWLTLAVVALPAGLVFNAFFAVLIVDRGLLFGWRLAEVMLLQSLGVPLLTGGYVGVLMLLVATEWGRARLAPFAAAGRMALTNYLMQTAICTTLFYGWGFGWYGYVRPVLWIPLAVVIFVLQLAWSVLWLRYFQLGPLEWGWRTWTYLRWQQLRRSLVPHANGDHRGL; this is translated from the coding sequence GTGAGTGTTGAGCCCGCAGCGCAGGATGGAGCAGGGTCGGAGGTGGTCACGAACCCAGCTCCCGAGACGTCTCCGCCGGTCGGCGTTCGGCTCACCCCCGTCGCGGCCAGTGCGCGGGCTCCAGCCCTCGACGTGCTGCGCGGCTTTGCCCTGTTCGGCATTCTCGTCGTGAACCTGCAACTCTTCGCAGCACCCATGGTGTATATGCTCGCGCCATCTGACTTCTGGCCGGAGCGAATCGACCAGTGGGCCTTGCTGCTGATCGCGCTGTTCGGTGAAGGCAAGTTCTATGCTCTGTTCGCGCTGCTCTTCGGGGTCGGGTTCTCGCTGCAACTGGAGCGAGCGCGGTCGCTGGGGGCGGACTTCGCTGTACCTTACATCCGCCGCCTGGTCGTACTGCTGCTGCTGGGACTCACGCATGCCACGCTGCTCTGGTTCGGCGACATCCTCGCGCTGTATGCAGTGCTGGGTTTCGGCTTGTTGTGGGTGGCGCAGTGGCGTGGGCGGACGGTGTGGACGGTTGCAGGGCTCGTCTATCTGGCGCCGCTCGCGTTTTTCACCGCACTCGCCATGTTCATACCAGCAGATCTGTGGCAGGGTAATGAGGAGGGCGCTTATCTGCAGGCCCTTGCCATCGAAGGGGCCGCCGCACAGGACGCCTATCGCAGTGGCGGGTTTACCGAGTTGCTGCAACAGCGCCTGCGAGACTATTCCTATGCAATCCTGGGCCTGATCGTCATGGCTCCGGTTGTCATGGCGCTCTTTCTCCTGGGCGTGCTGCTCGGCCGAACGTCGCTGTTCAACCAGCCGGAGCGCCATCGCCCATTGTGGCTGACCCTCGCGGTCGTCGCGCTGCCTGCGGGCCTGGTCTTCAACGCCTTCTTCGCGGTGCTCATTGTGGACCGCGGCCTGCTGTTTGGATGGCGGCTGGCCGAAGTCATGCTCCTGCAATCCTTGGGGGTACCGTTGCTGACCGGGGGTTACGTCGGGGTGCTGATGCTGCTGGTTGCGACGGAGTGGGGCCGGGCACGGCTGGCTCCGTTTGCGGCGGCTGGACGCATGGCGCTGACCAACTACCTGATGCAGACGGCCATCTGCACGACACTGTTCTACGGGTGGGGGTTCGGCTGGTACGGATACGTTCGTCCCGTGCTGTGGATCCCGCTTGCGGTAGTGATTTTTGTGTTACAGTTGGCGTGGAGCGTGCTTTGGCTGCGCTACTTCCAACTCGGCCCGCTGGAATGGGGTTGGCGGACATGGACGTATCTGCGGTGGCAGCAGCTGCGACGCAGCTTGGTGCCGCACGCCAACGGCGATCACCGGGGATTGTGA
- a CDS encoding zinc ribbon domain-containing protein, which yields MRDFLPTLVLLSCGVTLILFALWWRPSAAGGGALPPACPDCGHRNPTGAVFCARCGRTLPG from the coding sequence ATGCGCGATTTTCTGCCTACGCTGGTGCTGCTGAGTTGCGGCGTGACGCTCATCCTGTTCGCGCTGTGGTGGCGGCCGTCGGCGGCCGGCGGGGGTGCGTTGCCACCGGCCTGCCCGGATTGCGGACACCGGAATCCGACCGGCGCGGTTTTCTGTGCGCGGTGTGGCCGCACCTTGCCGGGCTAA
- a CDS encoding STAS domain-containing protein: protein MLLNCRPQETIRQKMPDDCTRLIATERNNGTLVLTVATHEISDIAAVASLERQLRHCAGERAEIRWVIDFGNVTFFITPAINALLEIARGLRTRGGDIVLTGLSADVRYVLGLRAVDQVLTIVPTVTEALAVLHNGNNHKSGAANGTSG from the coding sequence ATGCTGCTCAACTGCCGCCCGCAGGAAACGATAAGACAGAAGATGCCAGACGACTGTACAAGACTCATCGCAACGGAGCGCAATAACGGCACACTCGTGCTCACCGTGGCGACCCATGAAATATCGGATATTGCCGCCGTGGCCAGTCTGGAACGCCAGTTGCGGCATTGTGCCGGCGAACGCGCCGAGATCCGCTGGGTGATCGATTTCGGCAACGTGACCTTCTTCATCACCCCGGCCATCAACGCGTTGCTCGAGATTGCGCGTGGCTTGCGTACTCGCGGTGGCGACATCGTGCTGACCGGGCTCAGCGCCGACGTCCGCTATGTCCTCGGCCTGCGCGCGGTGGATCAGGTGCTGACCATTGTTCCCACAGTGACTGAGGCACTTGCAGTGCTGCACAACGGCAACAACCACAAAAGCGGTGCGGCGAACGGGACGAGCGGCTGA
- a CDS encoding carboxypeptidase M32: MAKVRELHLATSIESILSWDQETYMPKRGGTHRAAQLAFIAGVGHRKLIDSEFSALLEKVEAEGDEDPVVATNVRETRRIFDRKVKLPTDLVEELARTSSLARTIWVEARRTSDFRNFAPILKKLFELKRAEADHIGYTTEPYDALMDEYEPGAQAAEVAAVFDGVRNELVPIVKAIATAPRKPNSAVLKLMAPLAQQEQLCRHLAEAIGFDFDAGRIDTTTHPFCSGTCPDDVRLTTRYDEHYLPMSLFGILHEAGHGLYEQGLDSTHTGTPMGQSVSLGIHESQSRLWENQVGRSRPFWNHQFAELQKCFPAYAQVSLEDWYFAINKVEPSLIRVEADEVTYNLHIMLRFDLERRLLAGKLAVDDIPGAWNDGMQKLLGITPPDDAHGCLQDIHWSLGAMGYFPTYALGNLYAAQFFAAASQAIPELDVKIARANFKPLLEWLREHIHQHGQRYRAAELCEVVTGQPLSPEPYLNYLRRKFKPLYGF, translated from the coding sequence ATCGCCAAGGTGCGGGAGCTTCATCTCGCGACCTCGATCGAGAGCATCCTGTCGTGGGATCAGGAAACGTACATGCCAAAGCGCGGGGGCACGCACCGCGCCGCTCAACTGGCCTTTATCGCGGGCGTGGGGCACCGGAAGCTGATCGATTCCGAGTTTTCCGCCCTGCTGGAAAAGGTCGAAGCCGAGGGCGACGAGGATCCCGTCGTCGCAACCAACGTGCGCGAAACACGGCGCATCTTCGACCGCAAAGTGAAGCTGCCGACGGACCTGGTCGAAGAACTCGCCCGGACCTCCTCGCTGGCGCGCACCATCTGGGTGGAAGCCCGGCGCACCTCCGACTTCCGCAACTTCGCACCCATCCTCAAGAAGCTGTTCGAGCTCAAACGCGCCGAAGCCGACCACATCGGCTACACCACCGAGCCCTACGACGCGCTCATGGATGAGTACGAGCCCGGGGCGCAGGCGGCTGAGGTCGCGGCCGTGTTCGATGGCGTGCGCAACGAGCTCGTACCGATCGTCAAGGCGATCGCCACGGCGCCACGCAAGCCGAACTCCGCCGTGCTGAAGCTCATGGCACCCCTTGCACAGCAGGAGCAGTTGTGCCGACACCTCGCCGAAGCCATAGGTTTTGACTTCGACGCCGGCCGCATCGACACGACCACCCATCCTTTCTGCTCCGGCACCTGTCCGGACGACGTCCGGCTCACCACGCGCTATGACGAGCATTACCTGCCGATGTCCCTGTTCGGCATTCTGCATGAGGCCGGGCACGGCCTGTACGAGCAGGGGCTCGACAGCACCCATACCGGCACCCCCATGGGGCAAAGTGTTTCACTCGGCATCCACGAGTCGCAGTCGCGACTGTGGGAAAACCAGGTCGGCCGCAGCCGCCCCTTCTGGAATCATCAGTTCGCCGAACTGCAGAAGTGCTTCCCGGCATATGCACAGGTTTCGCTCGAGGATTGGTATTTTGCAATCAACAAGGTCGAACCATCCCTGATCAGGGTCGAAGCGGACGAAGTTACCTATAACCTGCACATCATGCTGCGCTTCGATCTCGAGCGGCGATTGCTGGCGGGCAAACTCGCGGTCGATGACATCCCCGGGGCGTGGAACGACGGCATGCAGAAGCTGCTCGGCATCACCCCCCCTGATGACGCCCACGGCTGCCTGCAGGACATTCACTGGAGTCTCGGAGCCATGGGCTACTTCCCGACCTACGCCCTGGGCAACCTCTACGCCGCGCAGTTCTTCGCAGCCGCATCCCAGGCGATTCCCGAACTCGACGTGAAGATCGCGCGCGCGAATTTCAAGCCCCTGCTCGAATGGTTGCGCGAGCACATTCACCAGCACGGTCAGCGTTACCGCGCTGCGGAGCTGTGCGAAGTGGTCACCGGCCAGCCGCTGAGCCCCGAACCGTATCTGAACTACCTGCGCCGCAAGTTCAAGCCACTGTACGGCTTCTAG
- a CDS encoding LysM peptidoglycan-binding domain-containing protein, protein MRTEVKIGIIAAVILAVVAIYFLTRKPGTTGDFPMNAAVVEEGPATPVGPRTGPATPGPSTPTRTPVAPDRVTPTLPSRDTPTATTPPPVRPPVDRATPPLTDGPGPRITPATQPARTDLPPLVSPPPPRPTGDEPATTRPSRDTTTPSADAPVADPGPRPGVTPPPAGEPVRPGVTPTPPPSPVRPTTPTAGTPAAATYEVQRGDSLWSIAQEHLGDGNLWPRIQAANPGLNPQTLKVGQRIKLPPKEATATPEPAPTPAPRPADRPSERPTPPPAERVYTYIVEENDTLYGLAARFLGDGNRWREIYELNRATIANPNILPAGIEIRIPPRSP, encoded by the coding sequence ATGCGCACGGAAGTGAAGATCGGGATCATCGCGGCTGTCATTCTTGCAGTGGTGGCCATCTATTTTCTCACGCGGAAGCCCGGAACGACCGGTGATTTCCCGATGAACGCAGCGGTCGTGGAGGAGGGACCGGCCACTCCTGTGGGTCCACGCACCGGCCCGGCGACACCGGGGCCTTCCACGCCGACCCGTACGCCGGTCGCCCCCGATCGCGTCACACCGACACTCCCGTCGCGCGACACCCCGACCGCGACGACACCCCCCCCGGTGCGCCCCCCGGTGGATCGCGCCACGCCGCCGCTTACCGACGGTCCCGGCCCGCGTATTACCCCTGCGACGCAGCCGGCCCGCACCGATCTGCCGCCGCTCGTGTCACCGCCGCCGCCGCGACCCACCGGCGATGAGCCCGCCACGACCCGGCCGTCTCGCGACACGACCACGCCATCCGCGGATGCTCCGGTCGCCGACCCCGGCCCCCGGCCCGGAGTCACACCTCCGCCGGCTGGTGAACCCGTGCGGCCCGGCGTCACGCCCACGCCGCCACCGTCACCGGTCCGCCCCACCACCCCGACTGCGGGTACCCCGGCCGCTGCCACCTACGAAGTGCAGCGTGGCGACAGTCTCTGGTCCATCGCGCAAGAGCACCTCGGAGACGGAAACCTGTGGCCACGCATCCAGGCCGCGAATCCCGGGTTGAATCCCCAGACCTTGAAGGTTGGTCAACGCATCAAACTGCCCCCGAAGGAAGCCACCGCCACCCCTGAGCCCGCGCCAACCCCTGCGCCGCGCCCGGCGGATCGGCCGTCAGAACGCCCCACGCCGCCGCCCGCGGAGCGGGTCTACACCTACATCGTGGAAGAGAACGACACGCTTTACGGACTTGCAGCGCGTTTCCTCGGCGACGGCAATCGCTGGCGGGAGATCTACGAACTGAATCGCGCCACCATCGCCAACCCGAACATCCTGCCGGCCGGTATCGAGATCCGCATCCCGCCGCGCAGCCCGTAG
- a CDS encoding DinB family protein: protein MTPREVLVQVVEFCHHVTQDYLDDLNDADLLVRSVPGSNHIAWQLGHLIISTRQMLQALGHAAPELPPRFEVAHTTATAAADDPGGFFSKAEYLRLKEVCQAATRAAIEATPEDQLAAPGPESMRTYAPTVAAVLSLLGTHWLMHAGQFVPIRRKLGRAPLY from the coding sequence ATGACCCCGCGCGAAGTTCTTGTGCAGGTGGTCGAGTTCTGTCACCACGTTACACAAGATTACCTGGATGATCTCAATGACGCGGATCTGCTGGTACGATCTGTACCGGGCAGCAACCACATCGCCTGGCAGCTTGGGCACCTGATCATCAGTACCCGGCAGATGCTGCAGGCGCTGGGGCACGCGGCTCCCGAGTTGCCGCCGCGCTTCGAAGTGGCGCACACCACCGCGACCGCGGCGGCCGACGACCCAGGGGGCTTCTTCTCCAAGGCGGAGTACCTGCGGCTGAAAGAAGTGTGCCAGGCCGCGACGCGCGCCGCGATCGAGGCCACTCCGGAAGATCAGCTTGCGGCTCCCGGACCGGAGTCGATGCGGACGTATGCGCCGACCGTGGCAGCGGTGCTGTCGCTGCTGGGCACGCATTGGCTGATGCACGCGGGGCAATTCGTGCCCATCCGGCGGAAACTTGGACGGGCACCGCTTTACTAG
- a CDS encoding YebC/PmpR family DNA-binding transcriptional regulator: MAGHSHWARIKRAKGANDARRGREWSRLSRGIIMAARSGGGDPGMNLSLRYAIDAAKEANMPKDTIERAIKKGTGELGGAALEELVYEGFGPAGAAVMCKVLTDNRNRTAGEIKKLFELRGGNLGASNSVARMFQSRGVFLIPADLADEDTLTSIALESGADDVQASADGFELSCEPSVFGEVLRALEAANIKPASAEVTMVATTTVPLAGAEAERMMKLIDALEEYDDTEAVYSNFELSAADAARLAAE, translated from the coding sequence ATGGCAGGACATTCGCATTGGGCCCGCATTAAGCGGGCGAAGGGCGCGAACGATGCGCGCCGCGGTCGGGAGTGGAGCCGCCTCTCACGCGGCATCATCATGGCTGCCCGCAGCGGCGGGGGGGATCCGGGGATGAATCTTTCACTGCGCTACGCCATCGATGCGGCCAAAGAAGCGAACATGCCGAAGGATACGATCGAGCGGGCGATCAAGAAAGGGACGGGCGAGCTGGGCGGCGCCGCGCTCGAGGAACTCGTGTACGAAGGGTTCGGACCGGCGGGCGCCGCGGTGATGTGCAAGGTGTTGACGGACAACCGCAATCGGACGGCCGGTGAAATCAAGAAACTGTTCGAGCTGCGCGGGGGAAATCTGGGGGCGTCGAACTCGGTGGCACGGATGTTCCAGTCGCGTGGCGTGTTCCTGATTCCCGCTGATCTTGCGGATGAGGACACGCTCACGAGCATCGCGCTCGAATCGGGCGCCGACGATGTGCAGGCCTCGGCCGACGGATTCGAGCTGTCTTGTGAGCCAAGTGTTTTCGGCGAGGTGCTGCGGGCCTTGGAGGCCGCGAACATCAAGCCGGCCAGCGCGGAAGTTACGATGGTGGCGACGACCACGGTCCCGCTCGCCGGGGCTGAGGCCGAGCGCATGATGAAACTCATCGACGCGCTGGAGGAATACGACGATACCGAGGCCGTGTATAGCAACTTCGAGCTGTCGGCGGCCGATGCGGCCCGTCTGGCAGCCGAATAA
- the obgE gene encoding GTPase ObgE, whose product MQNVTGTLRLFVDEVRIQVRGGRGGDGCVSFRREKYVPKGGPDGGDGGDGGSVTLVARDGIDTLLDLAGRHHYFAENGQSGRGANCTGKTGADLRVEVPTGTLVYDALTGRLLKDLTADGQEVVVAQGGRRGRGNARFASSAHQAPREFETGLPGQERTLRLELKLIADVGFVGLPNAGKSTLLSRLTQARPKIASYPFTTTRPHLGIMELPGFRRLVLADLPGLIEGAHEGVGLGDAFLRHVERTRVIVHLVDLCPPAGAPAPAEAYRIIRGELEKYSTALAARVELVVGSKLDLTDAAEARTALEQDLGRPILGISGVLGSGLRELAERMWTAVEQERHRERVTKPARIDFD is encoded by the coding sequence ATGCAGAACGTCACTGGCACTCTCCGGCTGTTCGTCGACGAAGTGCGCATCCAGGTCCGTGGTGGGCGCGGTGGAGATGGGTGCGTCAGCTTTCGGCGGGAGAAGTACGTCCCGAAGGGTGGCCCCGACGGTGGGGACGGCGGGGACGGTGGTTCGGTGACGCTCGTGGCGCGTGACGGAATCGACACGCTGCTCGACCTGGCGGGGCGGCATCACTACTTCGCCGAGAACGGCCAATCCGGCCGCGGCGCGAACTGCACCGGCAAGACCGGCGCGGATCTGCGGGTGGAAGTGCCCACAGGCACGCTGGTGTACGATGCGCTGACCGGCCGGCTGTTGAAGGATCTGACGGCGGATGGCCAGGAAGTCGTCGTGGCGCAGGGTGGCCGCCGCGGCCGGGGCAATGCCCGTTTCGCGTCCTCGGCGCACCAGGCCCCGCGCGAGTTCGAGACAGGACTGCCGGGGCAGGAGCGCACGCTGCGGCTCGAGTTAAAGCTGATCGCGGACGTGGGTTTTGTGGGTCTTCCGAACGCCGGCAAGAGCACGCTGCTTTCCCGCCTGACGCAGGCGCGTCCGAAGATTGCCAGCTACCCCTTTACCACGACCAGGCCGCATCTGGGCATTATGGAATTGCCGGGATTCCGGCGGCTGGTGCTGGCTGATTTGCCGGGGTTGATCGAGGGGGCCCACGAAGGTGTGGGTCTGGGCGATGCCTTCCTGCGGCATGTGGAGCGTACGCGTGTGATCGTGCACCTCGTCGATCTGTGTCCCCCCGCAGGTGCGCCTGCGCCGGCCGAGGCATATCGCATCATCCGCGGCGAACTTGAGAAGTACAGCACAGCGCTCGCGGCGCGTGTCGAGCTGGTGGTCGGCAGCAAGCTCGACCTCACGGATGCGGCCGAGGCGCGCACTGCGCTGGAGCAGGATCTGGGCCGGCCGATCCTTGGGATCTCCGGCGTGCTGGGTTCGGGTTTGCGCGAGCTGGCAGAGCGGATGTGGACGGCGGTGGAGCAGGAGCGCCACCGCGAGCGGGTCACGAAGCCGGCGCGCATCGATTTCGACTGA